In one Campylobacter concisus genomic region, the following are encoded:
- a CDS encoding M48 family metallopeptidase encodes MKNFILTLLVSSLLFTGCSSVTKAGVVGADRKQFMLVSSEAMEQSSAQAYVKTLTAARSKGELNVDPILTKRVQDIAKRLIAQTGVFRDDALKWKWQVNVINEDTLNAWCMPGGRIVVYSGIIKRLNLTDAQLAAVMGHEIAHALREHSREQASADQMKSIGIFAIATATGLGDLGANALNLASEYTISLPFSRSHETEADHIGTELMARAGYDPKEAVEVWVKMSKMSGGKVPEILSTHPSNESRIKDLKEIAVKLEPIYQAAKKRLGFKNLSDLEMVAQIYN; translated from the coding sequence AGGCGTTGTTGGTGCTGATCGTAAGCAATTTATGCTAGTCTCATCAGAAGCTATGGAGCAAAGCTCAGCCCAAGCCTATGTCAAGACGCTAACAGCTGCTAGAAGTAAAGGCGAGCTAAACGTCGATCCAATCCTTACAAAAAGAGTTCAAGATATCGCCAAAAGACTCATCGCTCAAACTGGCGTTTTTAGAGACGATGCACTAAAATGGAAGTGGCAAGTAAATGTCATTAATGAAGATACGCTAAATGCTTGGTGTATGCCAGGTGGCAGGATTGTAGTTTATAGCGGCATCATAAAAAGGCTAAATTTAACAGATGCACAGCTAGCTGCAGTCATGGGGCACGAGATCGCACACGCTCTTAGGGAGCACAGCAGAGAGCAAGCAAGTGCTGATCAGATGAAAAGCATAGGTATCTTTGCAATAGCTACAGCTACTGGCCTTGGCGATCTTGGAGCTAATGCTTTAAATTTAGCTAGCGAATACACCATATCTCTGCCGTTTTCTCGCTCGCATGAGACCGAGGCTGATCACATCGGTACTGAGCTAATGGCAAGAGCTGGATACGATCCAAAAGAAGCGGTCGAAGTCTGGGTAAAAATGAGCAAGATGAGTGGCGGAAAGGTGCCTGAAATTTTAAGCACACACCCATCAAACGAGAGCAGGATAAAAGATCTAAAAGAGATCGCAGTAAAGCTTGAGCCGATCTATCAAGCAGCCAAAAAAAGGCTAGGCTTCAAAAATTTGAGCGATCTTGAAATGGTTGCTCAAATTTATAATTAG
- a CDS encoding GNAT family N-acetyltransferase yields MGISKQLLAHSLDEVKKLNLKNIIALIFSKNKASLGLFLKFGFEKWGELPGVCLMDGEYKDVVILGLKL; encoded by the coding sequence ATGGGCATTAGCAAGCAGCTTTTAGCCCACAGCCTAGATGAAGTAAAGAAGCTAAATTTAAAAAATATCATCGCACTAATCTTTAGCAAAAATAAAGCAAGCCTTGGGCTATTTTTAAAATTTGGCTTTGAAAAATGGGGTGAATTGCCTGGCGTTTGCCTGATGGATGGCGAGTATAAAGATGTCGTCATCTTGGGGCTAAAGCTCTAA
- a CDS encoding molybdopterin biosynthesis protein MoeB yields the protein MMQNFNEKNEFKYGKFNYEKAHKIAQNCAKFKLDSDEEETSCGDEKSCYDCAFRRWSKDSFICMAQASKG from the coding sequence ATGATGCAAAATTTCAATGAGAAAAATGAGTTTAAATACGGCAAATTTAACTACGAAAAAGCTCATAAAATAGCCCAGAACTGCGCTAAATTTAAGCTAGATAGCGACGAAGAGGAGACGAGCTGTGGGGACGAGAAAAGCTGCTACGACTGCGCATTTAGGCGCTGGAGTAAAGATAGCTTCATCTGCATGGCACAAGCTAGCAAAGGCTAA
- a CDS encoding chemotaxis protein: MFKVEVIYKFCLVLVLILGLCMLAFSGVNFALGEYNEYLLNAHKIAGFLILLAATLHVINRRKKLVKLINETMDVLTRSKNPSICNMDRIIASLEPYSITEISQMLGFDEAIFCETLRKNGVKFNDASQTLRQIARMNDEKIFFVLVLIIEAKFGKRFCGELKHKRGGKLKDKKMVA; this comes from the coding sequence ATGTTTAAAGTAGAGGTTATTTATAAATTCTGTCTTGTTTTAGTTCTTATTTTAGGGCTTTGTATGCTCGCATTTTCTGGTGTAAATTTTGCGCTTGGCGAATATAATGAGTACTTACTAAATGCCCATAAAATCGCAGGTTTTTTAATATTGCTTGCCGCAACACTTCACGTTATAAATCGCAGAAAAAAACTAGTAAAACTAATAAATGAAACAATGGATGTGCTAACGCGCAGTAAAAATCCAAGCATTTGCAACATGGACCGAATTATCGCATCGCTCGAGCCATACAGCATAACTGAAATTTCACAAATGTTGGGCTTTGACGAGGCCATTTTTTGCGAAACTTTACGTAAAAATGGAGTTAAATTTAATGACGCTAGCCAAACTCTACGCCAGATCGCACGAATGAATGATGAAAAGATATTTTTCGTGCTGGTTCTTATAATAGAGGCGAAATTTGGCAAGAGATTTTGCGGTGAGCTAAAGCATAAACGTGGCGGAAAACTTAAAGATAAAAAAATGGTCGCGTAG